The nucleotide window TCATCTCAGAAAGGATATACGATAAGAAATTCAGAAGAGAAGTAGAAGAGAGGAACGAATAATGATCAGCGGATAGCCTTGGTCAAAACTAAACTagtaaactactgaaccgatttgtatgaaacttggtatggagatattttgatccccgagaaaggacataggctactttttaaccCAGGGAAATTCTCATTAATAAACGACTACTACACATTAAAATGACCAGCTATATTCCAATGGCATCAGAGTCGTATTTTGCAGTTATACTTTGTGCTTTGTCGGAATTCTATCTTTGTGCTTTAAGTGTCATCTCTTAGGTTGGTACCAGGGTAGGTATAGGTAATCATACTTCATATGGCACGCGCGCCACGCCCACATGTcctttcctcttgtgttagttattccgaGACTGAACCCTTACTGAAACTCCTGCCGATGTTGGTTATTGGgtatctaattattatattttatttatttatttagagaaaaacaaacagttacacacttacattgttatgaagtaatacaaataggtacttcTTATATGTGAAACCAACAACGTTTTCCacgtattatacataattattcagAGAACTGATTTTCTTGACCCATTTGGTactgtactgtcccactgctgggcaagagtctcagTTATAATTTATTCCCAGCAGAAGAGCAGaaggttaatattttttaatgataatacttattaagttcatttaaatcaataaataaaacaatacacacACGACCATACATTTGACACACACAGACAAGAGTAATTATTACTCTGTTTGTGTGTATCAAATGtttgaacattatattttaataatttatgttaaatacataatacttattattatttcaatttatttcggTTGAATTTCGACTATGGGCTATGAATGGCTATGGCTATGgctatgaattaaataaaacaaagattttatgaaacattatttaaagtTGACACACAGAACTTATACCTAGTAGCTTAAtatagtataattattattacctacctaataaataatcacataacgtattataaaaatcttttgattcctacctattattttatacacacatttataacctaaaaaaccatttaaaatctAACTATATacagtataaaaatactaaaatataattaaaataaagcatCATAAGATATTTCCGCACTGCCGTCGGGTAACGTAGCCAGAAGACTGGCAGCTATCCTTAGAAAAGACCATGGCAGCCCTTTGGTCACGTGTCGCGCTGAAAAGTGGACGTGAGTTTTTCCGAAATATATTTTGAGCACTCGGACCCCACGACCCCATCGTCTCAACTCCAAACGGCTTAAAAATGCAATCACCTATAAGAGTATCATATTTGCGCCGTTTGAGGGTCTCTACAGCTGCAGCAGCAGCGCCGGAACAAATCGACGTGCTAGGAAGATGTGATGGCGCAAGGGTATCGACGCAAGTTGCGTCCCACACTAAAAGACCGACCAATCTTCCAAGGAAGCAACGACATACCATCAGGTCTCTTGCCATCGTCACGTGCCAGCCCATTAGGTTCAAGAACAGCTGGCACGCCGGCGGTGACAAGAGCACGACGAATTATGTCATTTTAGCTGCAATGACGTAACATAATTGACTGtatattacaagtttatacaacttaataatatttataaattattttcataatatttactattatacccgaaggtgtatataataatatgtacatctAACAAATTCGCCCATATTTCGCTACACAGAAAATAACATATGGCCTAAACAATAGAGGGTGAGCTTATTTTTCTACTGGGCACGCACTTCGAACTATTATTGAGCATATTCTATATAAcggataaaaataacaaatagcaGTTTGTCCCAAAAAGGTATCGGACCTGAGACGTCATGATTAGCTGTCGGATATACCAGAgaccgcaccacagaggcagtttaacataacataaataaattaggaaAGATATACTAAAATACACtacgacaagatgtatggatgtgaataaagcaaagtaagtttgtaaggactaTACAGCATTCTCTGGTACCCCTATGGAAAGgtctgcgcaacttcgcttgcatcaattaagagagaatgggtctaaattttccccattattgtaacattttataatggtactctgctcttattggtcgtagcctgatgatatacaacctacagccttcctcaataaataggctatctaacactaaaatatttttttaaatcggacccgtagttctaaagattaacgcgttcaaacaaacaaacaaactcttcagctttctaatattagtagatgatggtgatgatggaACAATTAATAACAGTTAATGAGTCTAACATTGTTAATCGCGAATCATGGGTGTAGGTACTTCATACACCTACGGTCACAGGCGGGGTATCGTGTAGTGTTCATAACACGGGGGTTTGTTCGGCAGCACGCAAGCTCTCGCTGACACTAAGCGTATTGCGCATCTCGCCGGAGTCAGGCATGTCGTTCTCATTGATGCATGTTATCAGAATACTAGTGAGTGAATCGCTTTCTACGTCCATCTGACTGTCATCCTgtaaacacatttaaataaaataaataaatttaacccattgctgtctCAAGAACCAGAGTCTTCTCTCGATATGAGGGAGAAGTCCTTAAATCAActacgttggccaagtgcgggtcgggGACTTGGCAcaacttcaagaactgttctaaagaactctcaggcatacaaaTTACATCATGATGtttcttcaccgttgtaacaagttataattatttctaatacgaGAAACAAACTAAATAAGACAAACTAGAAAAGTCATTAGCCGGgtcctgactgagcgagcagcctcggggggcaatatctcggtcccgctcatttcgatctgaaagaaaagattGTATATTGCCTCGCAAGGCCGCTCGCTCGGTCAGGACCCGGCTAATGGTACGTTGcgtcgggttcgaaccgtcgaccacctGCGTGGGAGGTACTATCTAATACCGTATCACTGGTCTCATGGGTGTAAAATAATCTCACCTCATTTTGCGATGGCTGACAGATACGTTCAGGAGACATTCCTTGCATGGAATCAAAGTCAGTCAAGAGCTGGGTCTCCGGCGACAGAGTCAGGTCACGTGACATGTTGAAATCAGGAGACAATATGTCCTGCCGGGTGAATGTTTGTAGAAAGGGATTCGTATTGGCGTGATGAGGCCACGGCAGGTTCCACTCGAACGGGTTCTGACTGTCATTTGGTTCAGAGGCAACCGCCTGGTTGCTATCTGGCCACTGGAATATATAAATCGAAATCAAAATAGgacaaatgctgacacttatgatagtcaatgatacagagagtgaatttaccgccagttcggaaggtagggccaatgagaagagctggtaagaaactcctggccactcgtttgaataaaaaaaactataggcaccattttgaattttatttctcaaaaatatgaaataatcaTGATTTATTTGATCAATGTTGTCGATGTTTTACCTAAAGAAATTTAatattgccataaaaattaagaatcttaaaatatttttttactgtcaaCTACCGAATTACTcgtatttgtaatacacactacataacttcgaaatggCATTTGTGTGTTGACTCGGGTTCGAACCGGcggccacttgcgtgggaggtaactaagtattagtatataataacaattaccTGTTCTTCATCAAGCAGCATATACGACTGCggtttttctgaaaaatattattattcattattagatttttttatttttaataccttcttcgactgcctccgtggcgcattggtttaggtcgccacgccgctaccattgcgccgggGGGTCGtggtccaattatatttatattttttatttaatttcattataatgaaTACGTGAATAATTAATTGCATTATATCATTACCTTGAGGTTTCATTTGATTCTCAGTTGCATGGCTCGGTCCAGGCTGAGGCACGTCTgtaatagtaacaaaaataatattatcatttttgtatttcattttatccaaagtattcaaacataatatataaattactagtGGCTCGCCCCGGTCTCGCCTgggtttaaaaatactttatatgtCCTTACTAATAACGAATCTTCCTATCTATTGGTGAAAGCCCCACGATGAAAAAAGACTCGGCGAGGAGACTATTTACTTtataacccatttatgtcccactggtGGGCAAGGTGTTTGGCGACATccttaatcaaaatcaaaatcaaataatcaatcattattcatttaggtcaaatattgacacttatgatagtcgctACCATGACTGAATccaccactagctcggaaaagggggtagagccttatgagaagagctagcaagaaactcacggccactcttttcaatcgccaaaagttatacaatgtggttgatacgaTAATTGATAACTTAATAAACCAGCAagagtatttaataataatgaaatatttacttgtattatCGTACAATTGCAGCAAAGTGGACACTTCCTTCGTTTTGTATCGTAAATCTGAAAAACACATTTACATTATAagcatacaataataattgggAATACAAGAAACTGCCTTTATACTGcctttatacatttaaaaatgaatggGAATACGAcgcttaactttttttttatttacgtcatataatttaattttaaacacataaaGTTGGGGAACCTGTATTAGGATTTAATCCTGTATCACAGACAGTTGaattaaagaataattataGATTAGAACAGGaaaattaacacaatatttaaacaataatcataataatcattactgaaaattctaccaaaattAGCTTTAGGTAGTAGGTATCtccttcttgtcgtatggttatagtagggccgctgagtaattaccgatttgacatatgacaaattgacaatactagtgaagtgactgaacaggtaaccctaatatcattttggaacagttgattttaaatattctagtctatagtttaattaaataaaatcaaaaccaataatagttaaagacacaagttcttcattaggtggagtatccttgatgaaataaaataaatatccatattccttattcctatattccttcaatattccttgaaataaaaatcatacctattccaatgaattcggaccgaatactattaagcacatcactatgaaaactagacgcacgaatccgcacgaTGTTACTTTGTACAAGCGTGCCAAAGaacgaaaaataaatgttttcatattatttacaaactattttaagttttgaaacagtgtttattggaaaattacttaattctgatattttgacataaagttttatattaaagaggtattctaaatcattcggcaaatgtgtcgcttgtgcaaggttatatcgatacatttaaagaataatctgtcaaatcggtaattactcagcggccgtactatagtggtcaacctagtgtcaaagttgttcaagccgcccgaaggcctttgacgtggcgataacgactgttatcttattagaCAACAACCGCGACCGACTTTAAGCGTGTATCGTGTACCGACTTAAGCGTTtaacccagttcaaataccactttgcggtcacccgtctatggaatgaccgcgccaagggtcgcttaacccacagatcgtttaccgaccggcgagcacaactggctatgtgTGCCTCAACTACAAGTCTGCCAATTAATTTAGGTATTACAGTATACTTTACCTATGTAGTCAGGAACATATTTAAACTCGATCGGGTTGCTCCTAGAACTGTCCGTAGCACTCTCCAACACAATCTGGACCtgtaatgacaaaattaatCATTTGTTAACCCaatgctgtcccactgctgggcaaaggtaaCTCTCAGACGAGAAAGGGGTCAGGCACAGTATTTAACAGACCATGCAGGTCACAGATGTTAATTTTGTGATGATGATAGCAAGTGAAagccgagtggtttaaattggcgcctcccacgcaagtggtcgcaggttcgaattaCAATCCTGgggcagcacaccaatgactttctGAAGTTATAATATATGTGTAATAGAAATGATTATCATTTGCTCTACcggtggaggaaaacatcgtgatgtaacctaGCATggccaaaatttgtttaatacatgtaaagtccccaacccgcacgtggacagcgtggtagactcaaggcttaaACCCTCCtttgggaggagacacttgcccagcagtaggacagggttaaaatatatagaaacaAATTGAATTACTAAAGAATTCTAAacatggtttaaaaaaatgcgtTTGTCAGTTCGTTTCTAATAAACTCACAATAACAGGTTCAGTGATTTTGGTCATCTTGAAGGGTGGAGTCAAGAACGCGACAGCCATATTCTTGTACACCATGGGCTGGGTCACCGGCACCTCCGAGTAGGGGAACTCACTGTTACCCTCCCAGCAGAACAGTACCTTGTCATCTTTCGTCACCTGTAAATACACACATTCACATTAAATCAAAGTAACACAAATTAGCTAATTATAGCCTCCGTAGTGCGGTTAAGGTcgctacgccgctaccattgtgtcgggaggttgtgggtccccacacggaaaaattatttgtacgatccacaaataattcgggtctggttgtactttgtgtccgatggttgtatgtttgtacatgtCGCTACGACACATAaacaaatcttagtgcgggagtcgatattcaacaaaataaatgtttaaacagTGTCTGATTGTAATAAGTATATCAAATGAATGGACAAATGAGTAGATATGTCTTACCTTTTCACAAACGAGAATAACTTTGGTTCCTCCTTTAGGTGGGCCAGAGCATTCACTACAATCGAGAATGATGAGATCGCTCTTGACCTTCTTGTCAAACACGGGCTCGGAGACCACAGGTTTGAGGGGGCGACGGCATTTAGGCCTCTCCTCCCCCTTGCCGCCCTCCTGGTCGTCCGGGATGAACACTTGGAAACACAGCCGGACTGCGTTGAGACAGATCTTGGAGCCATCGTCAATATGCGCGAAACCAGCTGTAAAATACGAGaacatcattttaattatttactattatatgaataattagagaccgcccgcgacttcgtccgcgtggaaacccttccgtTCTCGTTCCCGTGAGAACTATGGAATAAacagtagcctatgtgttattctgggtcttctgcttactacataccaaatttcatcgtaattggttcagtagtatttgcgtgaaagaataacaaaaattaaCACATGCTCTAGACTGGCAAAAAACGTCTTTGGTATTAAAGCCGCCTTTATCCATATCTGCATCTGTAGGACTCAAGGAAGGCCACCAACTAGATGGTCGGTCGCCATCATTAAACGTGTAGGGCTGCGATAGATGAGACTGGCGCAAGACCGTACTAAATGGCgtactgagggggaggcctgtactcaacagtgggtggaaacgggctgattagatagatagatagaaataattattaggaTGTTCTTGATATAGTTTAATGGACATCTCGGCTTGTTAAAACTTACTGCGGAAGGGGTCTATCTTATTCTTCTGTCTTTTCATCAGCTCTTCGACTCGGTGGTCCTTCGTGGCGCAGAGGATGCCGAGGTTCTTGAACTGGATCTCATTGGACTCCGCAGACACTTGGGTCTCGAGGATGCACGCACCTGCCTTCCTCTTCTCATGACCAATCACGACGTTGTGAGGGTGTGGCCTGAAAACATGCGCGCGGACgcaaaagtataaaatttagcACACTTAGGTACAGTTTATGCGTAGGAGCAGTGCAGaacgctaatattttttaataataatgcttataaagtacttacattaaatcaataaataaaacattacacaaacatttgacatttgtctATACACATAGAGCACTAACATAGACATAGAGTACGGTTTTATATGTTTACTGAGGTCTCActgaatgtcatacatttttatataaggtaacttataatttaaattcattataaataatcaaaagctagtttattaataaaggaCAGAAAAGAGCTGTTGAATATAACTTCTTGTCACCTGTAAGGTAGATCCTTGGTAACGCAAGACACGACGATGGTGACGGGTCCTGAGTAACCGACTATCTTGATGGCTGGGTACGTCTTCTGATCCGTGGTGCTGTGCACTCCTGGGATCAGACCTGGCGCCCTTCCCTCACTCTTGTAGCGGaaactacaaataataaataaataattgaagcAAAGGAATTTTGCACCAAGTAGCACttatctggtctctgcctacccctatggaaagtataattctatttaagtaggcataaaaataattcattgcTGTCCTACCGGTGGGCAAGGGCTGCCTTCTGAATTGAGTAAGGGTTTTGGACTTGCATACCtccaattaataattatttttaagaagcTTTTGGCATTCAGTTCTATGAATGACCTCTTTCtggtcggtttagccgtcccgaCTATGAGAGTAAAAGATAAAAGAGTGTttctgtgtattgtgtacacacttggccactataaacaaagtcctgcacagttggctgttttcaatgaaacttgcccccgtagccgaaatcggccagtaCATTACATCATTCATTCgttacaagtcgcgagagtatAAAAACGTTAATCGTCAAACTAGTTATTTTATCGTGTTTTCTAAGTATAATGTTACTAACTTGCGAGCTTTCCGTGCCGGTTGCTCAGTGATAAACACGCTGGGCCTGCAGTGCCGCTGCCCAGGCTGGCAGCTTGGGGAATCTGACCGACTTTCAtctgaaaatatacataaatataaaacaagtcTTTTACATAACTGTCAGACATAACGGAGAGTTTAATATAAACTGAAGAACGATTCTCTataattggaaccatcgagtatcgagagtttgacacctaaaatgtactgccaaaatagttcctaccatgcccgctagaggcgctgaatcgattgtcatacaatttttatcggaagctagccgattgtcggtagtcgccAATTGGTCCTAAAAGGCGATTAAATGATCATGCTAATTGCATTGTGGTCGGCCTCAGAGCATTTGGTgcttatgatataaaaataatgaagccTGTTCACTTACATATTGCGTCCAGGCTTAGTAGATCATTTGACTGCTCGCCGCTCGAGCGCTGTCCGTTCCCTGTATTAAGAAAAGCtatgcaatataaaataaacacaacaggTTTCAGGGTTGGTTTTATGTATAGCAGTATATAgaagtttttgtgtgaaagagtaacaaacatacactcgcacacacacacacacacacacacacaggaACACAACTTTAACATTTagatattagaaatataaatactaatagaCCGTTCACATGGTCATGTAATTCAAAACTAAGCAAAGTTTgaactatggtaaccaaataactgataaacatacttatgcaaagaaaaaatcttgaaaacatattataccTAATACCAATTAAAATCAGTGTGAATCACAAAGGAATATTTTGGGCGCACACGACACTAACATAAAATATGACCGCTGCAATTGAATCTAGATAGATTTGAGTAAAGGTCAAATGGTGATTCATCGGCACTCACTCGTGTTCTACGAAGAGGAAAGGATAATACTCGATCAAAACCAGTCCTGGTACAAACGAAATTGCACTTAAACGATAGGTATAACTACAcactagatttttttaatttcctagAAACTTCTTCAGTGTATATTCTTTCGAATGATGTGCAATAATTACTACAAAACATagagtaaatattatgtaaaacttgCTAATTAAGTTCGCCCCTTCCAGTGCGAAATAAACTCAATTTTAGGACTATAAAGAATCTTATCTCCATAAAAGTGAAtcctaattttaattaaatcgttCTAACGTGTTAGCAGCAGTTCAGAATACATTCCTGTATCGTTTGGACAACCGTGTGCCTTTCATTCTCTATAAGTGTCTTTGTTAGcccgtactgtcccactgctgggcaaaggcttccCCAATCCCCAAACTGAATTAGACAATTCTCTATCTGAATAGATATGTCTGTAACTGTCCGGACAAGGTTTTATGGGATCCATGGGATCAAAAATCCTACGGAAATATAATCAAAGGGATAAAATTGTGCTATATTCGAACGAAGTCAGACCAGTctacttgtttatttacaattgtaCTGTGTATCATACAAAATGATGTCACGTCGTTATCTATGAATAAGCTCATTTCTTAAcattgtgaaaaaaatacagcacagaaggaaaaaatacaatgttcAACAGAATTACGtagaaaacaattataatataatgaaaatatgttgCAAATGATAATATAGGTCAAAGTTCAAATTAAATATCACAACAATATTAGGCAGCAGATACTGAAAACATCAAAGGGAAGAGAGGGaatccttttttttataaaagacaactaaGAATTGCGCTTGCgcgacttttataaacatacaaacaacggacacaaagtacaataagtcccgaaacaattttttgtggaCTTCACaaattttggtttttgttgGTACCTCCCTCgtaagtggttgcaggttcggaCGAGGcaacactaatgacttttcaaagttaagCGTGTAACgtgttagtaataaattatcacttgttccaactgtgaaggaaaacatcgtgaagcaaccttgcatgcctgagagttctttagaacagttcttgaaggtatgcaaagtcccaaacccgCAATTGTTGGACAAGGTCCTCCCGAAATGAAGGAAGGTTAGGCCATGAGTCAACGTCAACTtcataatgcatttttttaagtaag belongs to Anticarsia gemmatalis isolate Benzon Research Colony breed Stoneville strain chromosome 9, ilAntGemm2 primary, whole genome shotgun sequence and includes:
- the LOC142975548 gene encoding embryonic polarity protein dorsal-like isoform X2, encoding MVLQQPINAFALGNGQRSSGEQSNDLLSLDAIYESRSDSPSCQPGQRHCRPSVFITEQPARKARNFRYKSEGRAPGLIPGVHSTTDQKTYPAIKIVGYSGPVTIVVSCVTKDLPYRPHPHNVVIGHEKRKAGACILETQVSAESNEIQFKNLGILCATKDHRVEELMKRQKNKIDPFRTGFAHIDDGSKICLNAVRLCFQVFIPDDQEGGKGEERPKCRRPLKPVVSEPVFDKKVKSDLIILDCSECSGPPKGGTKVILVCEKVTKDDKVLFCWEGNSEFPYSEVPVTQPMVYKNMAVAFLTPPFKMTKITEPVIVQIVLESATDSSRSNPIEFKYVPDYIDLRYKTKEVSTLLQLYDNTNVPQPGPSHATENQMKPQEKPQSYMLLDEEQWPDSNQAVASEPNDSQNPFEWNLPWPHHANTNPFLQTFTRQDILSPDFNMSRDLTLSPETQLLTDFDSMQGMSPERICQPSQNEDDSQMDVESDSLTSILITCINENDMPDSGEMRNTLSVSESLRAAEQTPVL
- the LOC142975548 gene encoding embryonic polarity protein dorsal-like isoform X1 yields the protein MVHRCALPYPLEPKVLWQKQNLLRRGNGQRSSGEQSNDLLSLDAIYESRSDSPSCQPGQRHCRPSVFITEQPARKARNFRYKSEGRAPGLIPGVHSTTDQKTYPAIKIVGYSGPVTIVVSCVTKDLPYRPHPHNVVIGHEKRKAGACILETQVSAESNEIQFKNLGILCATKDHRVEELMKRQKNKIDPFRTGFAHIDDGSKICLNAVRLCFQVFIPDDQEGGKGEERPKCRRPLKPVVSEPVFDKKVKSDLIILDCSECSGPPKGGTKVILVCEKVTKDDKVLFCWEGNSEFPYSEVPVTQPMVYKNMAVAFLTPPFKMTKITEPVIVQIVLESATDSSRSNPIEFKYVPDYIDLRYKTKEVSTLLQLYDNTNVPQPGPSHATENQMKPQEKPQSYMLLDEEQWPDSNQAVASEPNDSQNPFEWNLPWPHHANTNPFLQTFTRQDILSPDFNMSRDLTLSPETQLLTDFDSMQGMSPERICQPSQNEDDSQMDVESDSLTSILITCINENDMPDSGEMRNTLSVSESLRAAEQTPVL